ttatcttTAGTTTATAAGTGAAAAAAGTGTAAgactgtaaaattgaaaaaaattatgaaagggGTCATGAAAGTATTGCCGccagtaattgaaaatttgaaaagtttgcaaattaaaatttataaatttcaaatttttttaatgcaaTAGCTTGTAGTTTaaacatttctgaattcctaaatgtctaaatttttttttcctcgcgAGTATAGGGGTTCGCTAAGAACGTGAACGAATTCATACAGTGAGACTTACCGTCGTCTCTAATAGAATTTATAAGTATAATTAatgcaatataaatttataacaagaTTTTGTTttagttaatttattttctttttttgtaaaattacacaCCAATTTCCTTCAtcataatatacattttttattacaaaactaGACACTTCTGAGCATAATTGTGGAAGTTCACCCTCTTCAAATACATGATAATACCTAAGAAAGTTTCCACCGCCTTTTCTTTTCCATGGAACAAGCATGTCAGTGGATGTAAAATTTGTACGATTTTCATGTATCGGTAACGACACGCCATATTCTGTTATTTTTTGAGTAGATACAGTATTTTCCTTTATATTTGAGCCATATTTTAGATAAGCTGTTTGAACGGAATCTTTTTCTTGTTCTTTTGCCCAAACATATATTAAGCATTTTCCATTCGGCCTAAGAACTCGTGCTAATTCGAAAATAGCTTGTTTTCTCCTTTCAGAAGTTGAAAGATGGTGAATTAcagctatgcttattactgcaTCTATACTATTATCTCTGTATGGTAGGTATAAACAGTCAGACGAGAACACTTCAAAACCTTTACCATGACATATTTTCATTAAGTTTTGACTTCGATCGCATCCAATCTATAAAAATTCTCTTTATTAAAACAGTGATTATGTTACAAGAAACTATTGTATTAATTATAcattgaaataaaacaaaaagagatctataaaaataagaaatttgggtACCTTAAATATATGTTTTTCCTCATAAAGATATTTACCATTTCCACAACCAACATCTAATAGTATATCACCTACATTTAAActttgaagaaattttgatacATTAGGCCATTGTTTATGCCTTGTTTGATCAAAATGATGTGATATTTGATCATAAACctgtatattacaaatttatttaataatgttttgAGTATAGATAAAatcatatacaaaatatatattgtattgCTTACTTTGTGCACATATAAATTTTCTATTCCTGAAGCAACTTCATTATCTATGATGTCACTGGTAGAATTTTGTTTGGTATCACAGTATTCTGGAAAATTGCATAAACAATTGCCCTTACGTACTTTTCGGAACGTAAATGATATTCTTGTCCCTCTTAATTGTGTTGTAATTCCATTTGTAGTTCTCATTACATCATTATGTTTTGGATAAATTCCATGTGACCATGCATATCGAGCTTCTCCTGACATAATTAACAATGAACGAGGAGGTAAAAGAATAGCTGCTTTTTTATGTTCTTGTTTAAAATTCATAACATATGCAGAACCCAATGACAGTGACAATATACTGTCTTCAAACACACTATGTGTGTCAATATGCGGAGGGATTccttaaaatgtaaaatattattaatttgtcattgtttatatttatactaCAATCAATTTTGTAAAACATACCTTGACCAGGTAAGTAATGATTAATTGTCAGCTGATCATAATCATATGGCACattatgatattttttaaatagtactTGTAAAAACTGATATTCTTCAGGAATAGGAGTAATAGGCTTATCAAGATTTACTTTATTTGAACCATACTGAAATTCATATCCAAAATGTTTGACTTTCCTATGTTTTAGATCACATGATTCTGATGttagaaaatatatattaatattataaaattataaaatcttatATACTATAatgttttatgtaaaaatattaaaatttgttttacttTCATTGCACCAactaattgaatttaataacattgtttcttcttcttcagtTATAATATCCTCTATTAACTTCAGTCCAGGTGGAAAATCAGCAGACCAATCTTCATACTCTACATCGGGaactatgtaaaataaaattatataatacaacTTCTATTTTTCTTAATCTTGTTTCAATTAAGTACAGACAATTGATGATTAAATTGgtaagaaaatatatattctatttatattaaaagtatATTACATACCTGTTTCTGTAAATGCTGCATACAATGGTGTATTCTGTCCATTAATTTTTATGATACCatgaattttgttatataaatatGAAGCATCTTCTactgaatataattttataaaacaatatgACTTATTCAATGGCATTATTAAATCATATTTGGCAATTATTGGATCTATAATGTCTTGTAACATTTCTCTTTGAAGCCCAGTTACTAAACCACCATTGCAAATCATTATATACTgcaataaagtataaatattatataaattatacaattttgttaaaaaaagaaacttttTATTCACCTTTGTTGGATTATTACAGCATTTAATATTCATATCTCTAAAAAGTCTATGATAAGCCCTCTTTTGTTTTCGATGACCTTTTTTACTTAGTTTCTCTTCCATCATTTTTCACAAATCTTGATTTATTCTTAACTACTTATTCTAAATACACACATATATTCATATTGAGTACATTTATATTTGTAAGAAAACATATAGTACTTTCTTTCATATATCAGACTAATCCACAAAAATATTTAGAGACAGAATTCATTACAATGTAGAGTAgcagttatttaatttatataataattcattctgtaaatacgtaaatatacatttatttttacacaTGAAACTAAAAGGCAGaatttagaataataaaatcTTTGAAAAACTTCGTCCACCGAAAGAACATACCCACTGTGCAATGTGGGAAAGTTACTGAAGATAGTCGCGTTAGGCGAATCGAATATATACTCTTGATTTAAaagacatttaaaaataatgcaGACGCACGATCttcagtttattaattttattttagattagtatgatattttgtatcattgttattcaaataaattagtTTTAATTCAATCACTATATATAATCCTATTCCAAGCATTCCATTTATATGTTCCAATGTCAGTAACGTGTGATTATATCCATATTTACAACTTTTTTCGTCTTTATTACTTTTAagatattaaatgcattttaaTGACATTATATAAAGTATGTAATCAATAGAAAATGTTTTGCAAATTCTAGCAATTCAAAAGAGTCAAATACTGTAGGGAAAGTAAGTAAGATTTtgttaaatgtaataaaattgattttttttatcCTAGGTTATAttagtttataattaatttttaggaGTTTAATTAATCTGAAgcattaaaagaaaattaaaaattgttacaattgtAAATGGacgtatttatacatatagaaaAAAGTATTTACAGGtattatatatttctattattttaagcATCAGAAGCTTCAGAAATATGTATTATCAAAACAAAaacaaacaattttgttccaattgtaagaagaatagtTAAAAATGGAACATgaagaagaatttttaaatactttcttTACCCAAGTTGCACAATTGTGTACTGATAAAGCTAAGGAGTTAATTGTAAGTAATTATTCTAGATTGTTTACTTTA
Above is a window of Megachile rotundata isolate GNS110a chromosome 1, iyMegRotu1, whole genome shotgun sequence DNA encoding:
- the LOC100876544 gene encoding tRNA (carboxymethyluridine(34)-5-O)-methyltransferase alkbh8 isoform X1; translation: MMEEKLSKKGHRKQKRAYHRLFRDMNIKCCNNPTKYIMICNGGLVTGLQREMLQDIIDPIIAKYDLIMPLNKSYCFIKLYSVEDASYLYNKIHGIIKINGQNTPLYAAFTETVPDVEYEDWSADFPPGLKLIEDIITEEEETMLLNSISWCNEKSCDLKHRKVKHFGYEFQYGSNKVNLDKPITPIPEEYQFLQVLFKKYHNVPYDYDQLTINHYLPGQGIPPHIDTHSVFEDSILSLSLGSAYVMNFKQEHKKAAILLPPRSLLIMSGEARYAWSHGIYPKHNDVMRTTNGITTQLRGTRISFTFRKVRKGNCLCNFPEYCDTKQNSTSDIIDNEVASGIENLYVHKVYDQISHHFDQTRHKQWPNVSKFLQSLNVGDILLDVGCGNGKYLYEEKHIFKIGCDRSQNLMKICHGKGFEVFSSDCLYLPYRDNSIDAVISIAVIHHLSTSERRKQAIFELARVLRPNGKCLIYVWAKEQEKDSVQTAYLKYGSNIKENTVSTQKITEYGVSLPIHENRTNFTSTDMLVPWKRKGGGNFLRYYHVFEEGELPQLCSEVSSFVIKNVYYDEGNWCVILQKKKIN
- the LOC100876544 gene encoding tRNA (carboxymethyluridine(34)-5-O)-methyltransferase alkbh8 isoform X2; this encodes MLQDIIDPIIAKYDLIMPLNKSYCFIKLYSVEDASYLYNKIHGIIKINGQNTPLYAAFTETVPDVEYEDWSADFPPGLKLIEDIITEEEETMLLNSISWCNEKSCDLKHRKVKHFGYEFQYGSNKVNLDKPITPIPEEYQFLQVLFKKYHNVPYDYDQLTINHYLPGQGIPPHIDTHSVFEDSILSLSLGSAYVMNFKQEHKKAAILLPPRSLLIMSGEARYAWSHGIYPKHNDVMRTTNGITTQLRGTRISFTFRKVRKGNCLCNFPEYCDTKQNSTSDIIDNEVASGIENLYVHKVYDQISHHFDQTRHKQWPNVSKFLQSLNVGDILLDVGCGNGKYLYEEKHIFKIGCDRSQNLMKICHGKGFEVFSSDCLYLPYRDNSIDAVISIAVIHHLSTSERRKQAIFELARVLRPNGKCLIYVWAKEQEKDSVQTAYLKYGSNIKENTVSTQKITEYGVSLPIHENRTNFTSTDMLVPWKRKGGGNFLRYYHVFEEGELPQLCSEVSSFVIKNVYYDEGNWCVILQKKKIN